The Flammeovirga yaeyamensis genome segment TGAACAAGATACGATCAAACAATATCTTTCAACTGCTACTATGCCTGATCCTGAACTCCTCATCAGAACAAGCGGAGAACAAAGAATTAGTAATTTCTTGTTATGGGAAATTGCTTATACTGAATTATTTTTTACGAATATACTCTGGCCTGATTTCCGTAGAGACGTTTTACATGATGCAATAATGGCTTTCCAAAATAGAGAGCGCCGTTATGGTAAGACTAGTGAACAACTAACTACATAATCAGATTATTAAAGTATTTAAAAGACATCAAGCAAGACGCATGATATCATCTAATAAAACAGTGAAGACACTGTTGATGTTCATCTCAATTTGGACGATCGCAATAACATCCTCTTATGCTCAATTTGGGACAAACTATGGTTCGCAAAGCAACAAGTATAATGTAGACTACGGTACTCCGGTAGAGTATACTATCGCAGGTATTGATGTTGTTGGTGCAGACTTTAACGACAAAAATGCCCTTATCAATATCGCTGGCTTTAAAGTGGGAGAAAAAATTAAAATCCCTGGAGACGCGATTAGTAAAGCGGTAAAGAAATTATGGAAACTTGGTATTGTTGGTGATGTACAAATCAACATCACTGAGATTCAAGGAAACGATGTTTATCTTCAAATTGCTTTGAAGGAACGTCCTAAGCTATCAAAATTCTATTTTGAGGGAATCAAAAAAGGTCAAGCCAAAACCTTAACTGATAAAGTACAGTTAGTGAGAGGTAGAATCGTAACGGAGTCTATGATTCGTAATACTCAGAATATCATTAAGGATCACTACGCTGAAAAAGGTTTTAAAAACACAGAAGTTAAAATTGTAAAGGAAAAAGATCCTGTTTTAGCCAACTCTGTAGTTTTAAGAATTGATGTTCAAAAGAACTCTAAGGTTAAGATTGAAGAAATTAATCTTGCTGGTGTAGAAAAGCTGACTGAAAAGAAGGTAAAACGTAAGTTAAAGAAGACGAAGGAAAAGAGATTTGGTAGAATCTTTACACCATCAAAATTCGTTGCAGAAGAATATAAAAACGATAAGAAAAGTCTTGTTCAGTATTATAACGAAGAAGGTTACCGTGATGCTGAAATCTTAAGAGATTCTGTTTATGATGTAGACCCTAAGATGGTATCAATTGATATGGATATCTACGAAGGTACTCGTTATTATTACAGAAATATTACTTGGACAGGTAATTATAAATATACCAACGAAGAGTTAGGTAAAGTATTGGGTATAACAAAAGGAGATGTATACAATACAACTGAACTAAACAAACGTCTTTCTTTTAACCCGAACGGTCAAGATATTTCTGCCTTATATATGGATGATGGTTACCTATTCTTTAGCGTAACTCCTACAGAAATTATGGTCGAAGGAGATTCGGTTGATGTTGAAATGAGAGTTTTTGAAGGTGAGCAAGCTTATGTTTCAAAGATTATCGTTAATGGCAACACGAAAACATCCGATCACGTAATTTACCGTGAAATTCGTACCTTGCCAGGTCAGAAATTCTCTAGATCTGATTTAATTAGAACGCAGAGGGAATTATCAACTCTAGGTTACTTTGACCCAGAAACTATTGATATTCAACCTAAGCCAAATATGTCAAATGGTACTGTAGATATCCAATATGGATTAACAGAAAAAGCCAATGACCAGATCGAATTATCCGGTGGTTGGGGTGGTTTCTATGGTTTCGTAGGTACTGTAGGTCTAGTATTCAATAACTTCTCATTAAGAAACGTAACGGACTTCTCTAAGTGGAGACCTCTACCAGCTGGTGATGGTCAAAGACTACAATTGAGGGTTCAAGCATCAGGTATTCAATACCAAACTTACTCAGTATCATTTACTGAACCTTGGTTAGGTGGTCGTAAGCCTAACTCATTAACAGTAAGTTATAACTACTCAAATCAAAACTCATACAGCGGTGATGTAAAAATTGGTAGTTTAGGTATTAATGCAGCAACTGTTGCATTAGGTAGAAGATTACAATGGCCGGATGACTGGTTTACAATGTCTAATTCATTGTCATTCCTAGTATATGATTTGAATAACTGGTATGCTACTGGTTTCGGTGATTATAACAACGGTAAATCTTATAACTTAACGTTCAATACTACTCTATCAAGAAACAGTATTGATCAGCCAACTTACCCTCGTAGAGGTTCACAAGTATCCTTGAGTGTGAGTTTAACTCCTCCTTACTCTGCATTTGGTGACAAAGACTTCTCAGATCCATCAATTTCTGATGAAGAGCGTTACAAGTGGGTAGAGTACCATAAGTGGATGTTTGATAACGCTTGGTACCAATCAATCATTGGTGACTTAGTAATGGCAGTAAGAGCCCACGTTGGTTTCTTGGCTGCATATAACCAAGATAAAGGTTTAGGTCCATTCGAACGTTTCATTATGGGTGGTGACGGTTTAACTCAACAATTCGCACTACTAGGTACGGAAACTATTGGTTTGAGAGGTTATGAAAACAACTCCATAGTTCCTTACGAATCGAATGGTTTAGGTGGTGTAGTTTATAACAAATATGTAATGGAACTTAGATATCCAGTGTCATTAAACCCAGCAGCAACAATTTACTTATTAGGTTTTGCTGAAGGTGGTAATAACTGGGCAACAATTGACGAGTTCAACCCATTTGAAATGTATAAATCAGCTGGTTTTGGTGCCAGAATCTTCATGCCTGCATTTGGTATGTTAGGTATTGACTGGGCTTACGGTTTCGATGCCGCACCAGGTAGATCTGATCCAAGTGGTAGCCAATTCCACTTTACAATCGGTCAACAGTTGAGATAAAAAATATTGTACATCTATTGTACGTGAAAGCCTCCAGATTCTGGGGGCTTTTTTTGTGTTTTTTTGATTTTTATCACCATTTGAGAACTTCAGTCTTTAAAGAATAAAATACTAATCAATTGATTAAATGTGATAGAATATTCTTTGTTTTATGTACTAAACAAATCATTAAACAAGTAGTTATTTATATAAATGAATGATTATTCAGTGATTAAGCTTTTAATTTCTATTTTTAGTGATATATTTGAAATTGAAACACACACAATAAACACCTTATACCATTACACACATGAATTTTGAACTAACTGAGGAGCAGTTGGCAGTGAGAGATGCTGCACGTGATTTTGCTCAGAATGAATTATTACCTGGCGTTATTGAAAGAGATACAGAACAACGATTCCCGAAAGAACAGGTAAAACAAATGGGGGAATTAGGATTTATGGCAATGATGGTCGATCCTCAATATGGAGGAGGAGGTATGGATACCATATCGTATGTGATTGCAATGGAAGAAATCTCAAAGATTGATGCATCCGCGTCGGTCTCAATGTCTGTAAACAATTCACTTGTATGTTGGGGACTTGAAAAATTTGGCTCTGACGCTCAAAAAGAAAAATATCTTAAACCGTTAGCTTCTGGTGAAGCCATAGGTGCTTTTTGTTTATCCGAACCCGAAGCAGGTAGTGATGCTACTTCACAAGTAACAGAAGCTATTGATATGGGTGATCACTATCTTCTGAATGGTACAAAGAACTGGATCACTAATGGTAATTCTGCATCGATATACCTTGTCATAGCACAAACAGATAGAGAAAAAGGTCATAGAGGTATCAACTGTTTGATTGTAGAAAAAGGCATGGACGGTTTTGTTGTAGGCAAAAAAGAAGACAAATTGGGTATTAGAGGATCTGATACACACATGTTGAGTTTTACAGATGTAAAAGTGCCAAAAGAGAATAGAGTAGGTGAAGATGGATTCGGATTTAAGTTTGCTATGTCTACTTTAAATGGCGGTCGTATCGGAATCGCTGCTCAAGCTTTAGGCATCGCATCAGGAGCTTATGAGTTGGCATTGAAATATTCTAAAGAGCGTAAGACTTTTGGAAAGCCAATTAGTGAACATCAAGCTATTGCATTCAAATTAGCTGATATGGCCACTAAAATTGAAGCTGCACGTCATTTAGTATTTAAAGCAGCTTGGTTAAAGGACCAAGGTAAAGACTTTTCTGAAGCTTCGGCGATGGCTAAATTATATGCCTCTGAAGTGGCTATGGAGGTGACAGTAGAAGCGGTGCAAGTCCACGGGGGATATGGGTATGTGAAAGAGTATCATGTAGAACGTTTAATGCGTGATGCTAAAATTACTCAGATCTATGAGGGAACATCAGAAATTCAGAAAATTGTTATATCAAGAAGTATCTTGAAAGACTAATTCTTCAAAATATTTAGACAAAAAAAGCCGACGGAACGAAATTCCATCGGCTTTTTATATTTAAAAGTGTGACTTATCGAGTCATCACCATATTATATGCTTTGATATAGTAATCATACAATTCATTCCAATCGAAATGATATGACGATTGTTCTACTCTACTACGTTGAGCAATTCGGTCTCTTCTTTCCATAGTAACGAAATCATACATGAAATTAGCCAATTCTTCTGCTGAGTGAGTGTAATCACTGTGCTTTCTATGAATAGTTTCAATGCCTTCTACTTTTGTACGTTTCAAGTCATTGATCACGAAGTCACCAAAGCCTGCTAAATCAGATGTGATAGCAGGGATACCTCTTGCGACACATTCCATTGGAGTATATCCCCAAGGCTCATAGTAAGAAGGGAATACCCCTAAGTGACATCCTCTTACAAACTCATCGTAATCGATACCGAAAAGAGGGTTCATAGAAGAAACAAAGTCAGGGTGATATACCAATTTCACTTTATCGCCTTCATAGTTTAATAAACCAGAATTACGTGCAAAGTTTAAGATATCATCCTTAGCATCATCTTTTAAGTTGTGTGTAGTGATATAAGGGAGACGAGAAGTTTTCCAAGATTGAACAGTTCTTCTTAACTGAAGTCTTAAGTTTTCAGGAATCAACTCCTCAATGGTAGGTGTTTCAATCATGTCGCCTTTTGATGCAACATAGAATAAACGTTCACCCACACTCTTCTCCATGGCATCACAAATCTTTCTGATTTCACCTAAAACGGCTCTCGATTCTAATTCGATAGGGTTAATAGTGTGATAATCTTGCTTTGTGATAAAGAAAGTAACAACAGTCTTATTGATATTATTGACTCTCAATTTATGATTCAAACGAGCAAGTGCTTCTAAAGTTAAATCGAATCCTTTGTTTTTATACTCAAATCTACCTGAGGTGAAGAAATATAAAGTATTGTTTAAATCAAATGAATACGATTGGAAGAAGTGACCCATTACAAATTCGTGGATCTTCTCTTTATATCTTTGATGAAGTACTTGAGACTCGTGTAAAGCTTCAAATTTATTGATATTGATACCATTAGGTACGATTGCATCAATTTCTCTACCCAATAAGTACTTACATTCTACAGCTGTTAACCTACTTACTGTACTGAAAACATGAGATCCATGAGCAGCAGCTCTTTCAATGGAAACCTGTGGTAGAATATTAAAGTGTTCTGCTTCTTTGGTCCAATTATAGGTTCCTTTCTCAAGATTTTGATAGAATTCAGGGTCGTTCATGGCTAGGTAACGACCTAGTAGGGTAGCGTGGGTAGTAAATACTGTTTTAATATTTAGGTTTCTACGACGGATTTCTGGGATAGGAATACCAGCCATCCATTCGTGCATATGTGCTACAACTTTTTTATCCGAATTATTTAAATTATCTAATTCCTGGAAGAAGTCAGTCATTTGAGAAGCCAGCATGATCGTTTGATCAAATAAGTCATCACCATCAAATGAAGGGATATTATGTGACTCCCAATTAGATTTTTTAATGTCAGTCAATTTCCATGCTTCATTGTGTGGTTTAAACAATACCACACGAGGTCTACCAGAAACTAACCATCTACCATAATGTACTTCGTAGCCTTTGTTTCTCAAAGAACGTACAGTTCTTGATACTAAATCATCACCATCGTCACTAATAGGATCAAAAACAGCAGATATGTTATTATTAACGTAGGGGCCAATTAAACAATAGTTGTCATCGCCAACTTGTTGTAAAACGTTCAGGATTTTTGACTTGATTACAGTATAGATACCCCCAACTTGATTACAAACCTCCCATGCACCTTCTATGAGCAATGGAGTTTCTTTCAAATGTACTTTCTTTGGCATATAAAGTTGTGTATAATGTTAATTATGTTTGTTCTAAGTATCGTTACTTAATTTTCAACCGATTGCACAAATATAACGACTGTTTTTAATTTATTATTTAATAAATTCAATCAGAGTTATATAGAAAGTTGTATTCAGGATTGTTATCAAATATTTTATCATTTTTTAATAATCCATAATTGTTTGATGTTGAGTGGGTTAATTTAAATTTATTTAGAAATTGATTACATATCACATCAAAAAAATTTTATATTCGTATTAATTATTATTATAAAACTAAAAAGCACGAAATGAATAACTTCGAAAAAGTTAAAGGATACTTGCTAAATCTAGGTTACGATATTAAAAGTGAGGATGAGCAAGAAGAACTATTTATTATCTCTGATGAAGAAGAAGGACTTCTTAATGTAGTAGTTGACTGTGAAGATCCTATTCTAATTGTAGAAATGCATCTGATTGATTTAAATCAGGAAAAACCAGATTTCTACAAACAATTGCTGGTTAAAAACAGAAACTTTGTCCATGGTGCATTTGTTATTGATGAACAAGGGAATCGTTTGTTATACAGAGATACATTAGAGTTAGAAAACCTTGATGAGAACGAGTTAGAGGGAACGTTAAATGCTCTGAAATTAGTAATTAGCGAAAATTACTCGATGTTACTAGATTATGCACAAAACTAAAAAAGAGGAAAGGATATGTTTAAGAGATTATTTGGATGGATGTCTTCCGAGGCAAACTCGGCAATGGATAAATTAGAGGACCCTATTAAGATGACTGATCAAGGAATTAGAGATCTTAAAAAGGATTTAGATCAAAGTTTACAAGGTTTAGCACAGGTGAAGGCCATCGCTATACGTACAAGAAAAGAATACGAACAACATAAACAAGCTACTCAAGATTGGGAAAGAAAAGCAATTATGTTGTTGCAGAAAGCACAAGCCGGTCAAATTGATGCTGGCGAAGCAGATCGATTAGCCACTGAAGCTTTAAATAAAAAAGAACAAGCTGCTCAAGCAGCAGCAGCACATGAGGGAATGGTAAAACAAAACGATTCTCAGGTAGCAAAGATGGAGCAGAATGTGCAAAAGCTGAAATCTCAGATTTCTCAATGGGAGAATGAAGCGAAAACATTAAAAGCACGTGCTAAAGTAAGTGAAGCTTCTTCAAAAATCAATAAGCAGTTGGCATCAATCGACTCTTCTAGCACTGTTGCTATGTTAGAAAGAATGAAAGATAAAGTAGAAGCTCAAGAAGCTTTAGCGGAATCTTATGGTGATATTGCAGATTCAAATGTCACTGTTGACGAAGAAATCAATAAAGCGTTAGGACCAGGTTCTGGAACTTCATCATTAGCTTTGGAAGAGTTAAAACAAAAAATGAGGTTAGGTGATGGTTCTACTTCTTCTGAATCAACTTCAGAACAATCTTCAACAGAAACTAATGCTGGAGAAGAGTTATCTGATTTAGATAAGTTGAAACAACAGCTAAAGAAAGACGAATAAGTATTAACAATACTTCAACGTCATACATTTAATAGTACTCACTATAAAATACATTATTTACTTCAAATAGTTAAAAAATGTACTTTCTAGTGAGTATTTTTTTATATGTATGATAAATTAATTGTCTTCTTTAATGGTTATTTAATGTATAATGATTAGCTTTATCTTAAACAGATTTCATAATTTTCTGTTCCAATGGTGTCAAATGAGACATTTATAACTCATTAATAGTTTATCAATTACTTATTCCGATGAAGATTACAAAGAATTACTCAATTTTTCTTTTTCTATTTGCTTTCGTTTTTTCCTTTACTACATATGGACAAAGTAAAAAGAAATTAAAACAAATGAATGCTCAACTTACTTCTGAAAATCAAGAGTTAAGAAGAAGTAAAGATGATTTAGAAAAGAAATCTAATTCACTTGCAGCAATGAATGAACAGCTTACATATGAAATGGAAAGCTTAAAATCTGATGTAAGTAAATTACAAGCTGAAAATAGTAATCTAAAAAATGAAATAGATGAACTTGAAAGCGAAAATGAAGGTTTAGTAACTACACTTGAAAATAGTAAATCAAACTCTGGTGCTGTAGCAAATGGAAATAATATGCCTGCAAACAGTGCAAATTGTTCTAGTAAGCAAGGTGCTTTAATGGGTAATAAATCTTATTTTGTAGATCTTTCTAGCACAATTACTGTTCATGGTTGGGGAGTACAAGTGTATTCTACAAAAAGCTTATGTGATGCACAAGGTTATGCAGAGAACTTCGAGTCTTATTATAAAATGTGGAAAACCTACATTAAAGTAACAGAAGATAACGGAGAACAAATTTATAGTGTTGTTTACGGCACATTAAAATACGAAGATCAAGCTAAGGTTTATATGGAAAACTTTAAGAAAATTGGTCGTAACGAAGATGAACGTAACGCAATTTTAGTTCAACACTAAAATTTAAAAAATATCAATACTTTTATACCACAGATTAGAATATAATCTGTGGTATAATTTTTTACAAGTAACTGATTTTGAGTAAACAATTAATTCATGTCTTCAACACAATCTTATAAGTAGAAAATTCCTTTCATTATGGAATATTTATTGCGATTAGAATTGAAGTTTAATATGAATTGAAACAAGCCTAAGTGAAAAAAAGTACAGTATCATATAAATGGAGAAAAATCGTAAAGTGGTTTTATGGCTACTTTGTGGCTTGTTTTGTGATAGCTGTTAGTAACTTTTCTGCGTTTAGACAAATTGAAGATCAAGACGTAATCGTAGAAAAAGTGATTGATTTACGTCAGATGACGATGTCTATGACATTAGCTGCTCAAGAATTTCTTTCATATGAAGCTCATTATGAAGAGTTTCATAGATCAAGGCAGGCTACGCCTATTATGACAGAGTATCATAAGGTGGATAAAAAACTTGAAGCTTATGTTGGTGATATTATGGAATCGAACGATTCATGGAAAATGGCTTATGAAGATGACCTAAAACTTTTTAGTGATTTATTGGCGAAGCATAGAAAAACATTCTCAAAAATTGTTACTCAATTGAAATATAGAGGTTCACAAACTTCAGGAATGATTGGTGATTTACAAAAAAGAACGAAATCTCTGCAGGAAGATCCCTATGTAAATAATGTTTTGTTAGAAGAAATGCGACTTTTAGAAAAAAGTTATCTATTGAGTGCAGATACAGCCGACTTCTACAAGATACGTGAATTGAACCATCGTCTTCAGCGGGAAGTGAAGGGAATTGAGATGCCAAATGGAAGAAAACACAATATCTTGAACCATTTGAGAAGGTATAATTCTATTTTATTGAGAATTGTTCAGGTAGATGATAGAATCGGTTTTAGAGGAGATGTTGGTTTAACCCTAACATTGCAAAATAATACAGAGGCAATCATCAAATTATCTGATGAGATGTATAAAAAAGCTCAATACAATAAAGATTGGTGGATGTCGACAAGTCGATGGATTGCAGTGATCTTCGGCACATTGTCCGTCTGTGTTTTATTGGTACTAAGCTTATCTACAAACGAATTAATCAATAAAATTAGGTAGTCGATTTATTATCGTCTAATTCATCTAATTTAAAGAAGAACCTTGCTAGTGGCATGGCAAGTATTGCAAAAGCAATCATAAAAGCTCCTCCATAGAAATAGATATCCATTAATTCGCTATCTCCAAAAAAGAAATAGGCAATCACACCACCATATATAGGTGAAACGTTATTCGCTAATGAAACACTAAAAGGAGTAATTTTTTGCATCACTTTTACGATTGAACTGTAGGCTATTATAGAGAATATAACAGCTAAGATGATGATTAGAACAATATCTAATGATGTCGGAGTGTGAAAGCTTGATTTAGATATATATTTTAAGAAATAAGGTAAGAACAAAGCTGTTGCTGCGAATGCACCACACATCTGATAAAAAGTGATGACTAAGTAATGATACTTTTTTGAGTATTTCGAAGTTAGGATAGTAACAACAGCTGCAAAGAAAGCTGCTAATATTGCTGCAAACATACCCTCACTATAAGCAAATCCTGAACTGAAAATCATATATACTCCAAATAAGGCAGATAGTCCTGTCATGACCTCAGTGAATGTTGGACTTTTTTTACTAACAACCGGATAGATGAAACTAACCCATATTGGCGTTGTGGCAATACCAACTAATGTTACAGATGTATTCGACTTCTTTGCTGCTACTACAAATAATACCCAATAGATTGCAGTAAGTAAACCTGTAAAGAATAACATTACAATATGTGACATCTTTACTCTTAGATTCACCTTTTTATATAACACTACACCAAATACAATAACCGTTG includes the following:
- the bamA gene encoding outer membrane protein assembly factor BamA, which produces MISSNKTVKTLLMFISIWTIAITSSYAQFGTNYGSQSNKYNVDYGTPVEYTIAGIDVVGADFNDKNALINIAGFKVGEKIKIPGDAISKAVKKLWKLGIVGDVQINITEIQGNDVYLQIALKERPKLSKFYFEGIKKGQAKTLTDKVQLVRGRIVTESMIRNTQNIIKDHYAEKGFKNTEVKIVKEKDPVLANSVVLRIDVQKNSKVKIEEINLAGVEKLTEKKVKRKLKKTKEKRFGRIFTPSKFVAEEYKNDKKSLVQYYNEEGYRDAEILRDSVYDVDPKMVSIDMDIYEGTRYYYRNITWTGNYKYTNEELGKVLGITKGDVYNTTELNKRLSFNPNGQDISALYMDDGYLFFSVTPTEIMVEGDSVDVEMRVFEGEQAYVSKIIVNGNTKTSDHVIYREIRTLPGQKFSRSDLIRTQRELSTLGYFDPETIDIQPKPNMSNGTVDIQYGLTEKANDQIELSGGWGGFYGFVGTVGLVFNNFSLRNVTDFSKWRPLPAGDGQRLQLRVQASGIQYQTYSVSFTEPWLGGRKPNSLTVSYNYSNQNSYSGDVKIGSLGINAATVALGRRLQWPDDWFTMSNSLSFLVYDLNNWYATGFGDYNNGKSYNLTFNTTLSRNSIDQPTYPRRGSQVSLSVSLTPPYSAFGDKDFSDPSISDEERYKWVEYHKWMFDNAWYQSIIGDLVMAVRAHVGFLAAYNQDKGLGPFERFIMGGDGLTQQFALLGTETIGLRGYENNSIVPYESNGLGGVVYNKYVMELRYPVSLNPAATIYLLGFAEGGNNWATIDEFNPFEMYKSAGFGARIFMPAFGMLGIDWAYGFDAAPGRSDPSGSQFHFTIGQQLR
- a CDS encoding acyl-CoA dehydrogenase, which produces MNFELTEEQLAVRDAARDFAQNELLPGVIERDTEQRFPKEQVKQMGELGFMAMMVDPQYGGGGMDTISYVIAMEEISKIDASASVSMSVNNSLVCWGLEKFGSDAQKEKYLKPLASGEAIGAFCLSEPEAGSDATSQVTEAIDMGDHYLLNGTKNWITNGNSASIYLVIAQTDREKGHRGINCLIVEKGMDGFVVGKKEDKLGIRGSDTHMLSFTDVKVPKENRVGEDGFGFKFAMSTLNGGRIGIAAQALGIASGAYELALKYSKERKTFGKPISEHQAIAFKLADMATKIEAARHLVFKAAWLKDQGKDFSEASAMAKLYASEVAMEVTVEAVQVHGGYGYVKEYHVERLMRDAKITQIYEGTSEIQKIVISRSILKD
- a CDS encoding glycosyltransferase, whose translation is MPKKVHLKETPLLIEGAWEVCNQVGGIYTVIKSKILNVLQQVGDDNYCLIGPYVNNNISAVFDPISDDGDDLVSRTVRSLRNKGYEVHYGRWLVSGRPRVVLFKPHNEAWKLTDIKKSNWESHNIPSFDGDDLFDQTIMLASQMTDFFQELDNLNNSDKKVVAHMHEWMAGIPIPEIRRRNLNIKTVFTTHATLLGRYLAMNDPEFYQNLEKGTYNWTKEAEHFNILPQVSIERAAAHGSHVFSTVSRLTAVECKYLLGREIDAIVPNGININKFEALHESQVLHQRYKEKIHEFVMGHFFQSYSFDLNNTLYFFTSGRFEYKNKGFDLTLEALARLNHKLRVNNINKTVVTFFITKQDYHTINPIELESRAVLGEIRKICDAMEKSVGERLFYVASKGDMIETPTIEELIPENLRLQLRRTVQSWKTSRLPYITTHNLKDDAKDDILNFARNSGLLNYEGDKVKLVYHPDFVSSMNPLFGIDYDEFVRGCHLGVFPSYYEPWGYTPMECVARGIPAITSDLAGFGDFVINDLKRTKVEGIETIHRKHSDYTHSAEELANFMYDFVTMERRDRIAQRSRVEQSSYHFDWNELYDYYIKAYNMVMTR
- a CDS encoding type III secretion system chaperone, whose amino-acid sequence is MNNFEKVKGYLLNLGYDIKSEDEQEELFIISDEEEGLLNVVVDCEDPILIVEMHLIDLNQEKPDFYKQLLVKNRNFVHGAFVIDEQGNRLLYRDTLELENLDENELEGTLNALKLVISENYSMLLDYAQN
- a CDS encoding PspA/IM30 family protein, whose protein sequence is MFKRLFGWMSSEANSAMDKLEDPIKMTDQGIRDLKKDLDQSLQGLAQVKAIAIRTRKEYEQHKQATQDWERKAIMLLQKAQAGQIDAGEADRLATEALNKKEQAAQAAAAHEGMVKQNDSQVAKMEQNVQKLKSQISQWENEAKTLKARAKVSEASSKINKQLASIDSSSTVAMLERMKDKVEAQEALAESYGDIADSNVTVDEEINKALGPGSGTSSLALEELKQKMRLGDGSTSSESTSEQSSTETNAGEELSDLDKLKQQLKKDE
- a CDS encoding SPOR domain-containing protein, encoding MKITKNYSIFLFLFAFVFSFTTYGQSKKKLKQMNAQLTSENQELRRSKDDLEKKSNSLAAMNEQLTYEMESLKSDVSKLQAENSNLKNEIDELESENEGLVTTLENSKSNSGAVANGNNMPANSANCSSKQGALMGNKSYFVDLSSTITVHGWGVQVYSTKSLCDAQGYAENFESYYKMWKTYIKVTEDNGEQIYSVVYGTLKYEDQAKVYMENFKKIGRNEDERNAILVQH
- a CDS encoding DMT family transporter — protein: MALESIFKKLGFTGDKTAYAELHFWIMCSSMIPIINIYITLSSVEIVFLRTLAATVIVFGVVLYKKVNLRVKMSHIVMLFFTGLLTAIYWVLFVVAAKKSNTSVTLVGIATTPIWVSFIYPVVSKKSPTFTEVMTGLSALFGVYMIFSSGFAYSEGMFAAILAAFFAAVVTILTSKYSKKYHYLVITFYQMCGAFAATALFLPYFLKYISKSSFHTPTSLDIVLIIILAVIFSIIAYSSIVKVMQKITPFSVSLANNVSPIYGGVIAYFFFGDSELMDIYFYGGAFMIAFAILAMPLARFFFKLDELDDNKSTT